A single window of Anomaloglossus baeobatrachus isolate aAnoBae1 chromosome 9, aAnoBae1.hap1, whole genome shotgun sequence DNA harbors:
- the LOC142251844 gene encoding uncharacterized protein LOC142251844: MSVFANNAPRPHFRTQLTAASNEMCTNKEEFLREFIEVYQTQTPLWKIKSPEYSNRQLKKDAYLKMIAIYDKYHPNQKGTEDLVKRKIQAIRTVYKKELNKIEESKRSGAGTGDVYVPTLWYFDLLNFTRDQELHRPSTSSLNIGGDIPPDANNEVTISEEPTTSQQSTSEQLMETPASQLTNVDLVEAGPSNVSYTQSWQRRKKTIPPNTTTAVTKLMGVAQNILDQHNRPPLSGIAMFVDDEMRELTPDQKYIAQCLIQDVLRLARAKKLTDSSYVAIGEVSHPVEPVEPVEPVEPVDPVEPVDPVAPVDAPEIPQAAAEPSRQALRKGGVRGRRSRMSLNYL; the protein is encoded by the exons ATGTCCGTCTTCGCTAACAATGCTCCCCGACCACATTTCCGAACCCAGCTGACGgctgcgtcaaacgag atgtgtactaataaggaggaattcctacgtgaattcattgaggtgtaccagacgcaaacacccttatggaaaattaaatcccccgagtacagcaataggcaacttaaaaaggatgcgtaccttaaaatgattgcaatatatgacaaataccatcctaatcaaaaaggtaccgaggatctggttaaaagaaaaatacaggcaatacgcacagtttataagaaagaactgaacaaaatagaggaatccaagcgttctggtgctggcactggtgatgtctacgtcccaacgctgtggtattttgatttattaaatttcacaagggaccaggagcttcacaggccatcaaccagtagcctcaatattggtggtgatattccccctGATGCGAACAATGAAGTgactatatctgag gagccaacaacaagtcagcAATCAACATCTGAACAactaatggaaactcctgctagccaattaaccaatgttgatttggttgaggcaggcccatccaatgtgtcctacacacaaagttggcaaaggagaaaaaaaaccatccctccaaacactactacagctgtaacaaaactgatgggagtggcacaaaacatcctagaccagcacaacagaccacccctttctggtattgctatGTTTGTGGATGATGAAATGCGTGAACTGACCCCAGATCAAAAATACATAgcccaatgtttaatccaggatgtcttacgtttggcaagagcaaaaaaactaacagactcatcctatgttgccattggcgaggtttctcatcctgttgaacctgttgaacctgttgaacctgttgaacctgttgaccctgttgaacctgttgatcctgttgctcctgttgatgcccctgaaattcctcaagctgcagcagagccatcaagacaagcacttcgaaagggtggtgtgcgtggccgtaggtcacgcatgagtttg AATTATCTTTGA